A window of the Cannabis sativa cultivar Pink pepper isolate KNU-18-1 chromosome X, ASM2916894v1, whole genome shotgun sequence genome harbors these coding sequences:
- the LOC115714885 gene encoding endo-1,4-beta-xylanase 5-like, producing MKAFIDTCGLLLLFLWVFSGHGLYASPYNYYATTKCLKEPQKALYGGGVIVNPEFNHNNSQGWMVFGKGKIEQRLSKEGNNPTHPLHSFSHQVQVENGKIYSFSAWIQVSEGSEDVTVVFKSNKGYLIHGGTTTANSGCWTLLKGGMVANFSGPLDISFETKNTSVEIWVDSVSLQPFTQKQWRSQQEKSINKVRRSKVRIQVSDENRTLLQGAVVSIKQKKPGFLFGCCMNHNILTSTQYQNWFSSRFHATTFTNEMKWYSTENVQGQENYSTADAMVEFAQKHGISIRGHNIFWDDPIYQPYWVRSLSPDELRKAAAKRINSVVSKYRGKVIGWDVMNENMHFNFFEDKLGKTASADYYKIAQQLDPQTTMFLNEYNTIEYSGDTAVTPAKYLNKIREILSYPGNAHLKLGIGLEGHFTADQPNLAYMRSALDILGATKFPIWLTEISVANSPNEAKYLEEVLREGYAHPAVQGIIMFTGPVSAGFNTPILADQNFKNTPSGDVVDKLLKEWNSGADQDTITDSQGFIDVTLSHGDYDLTIKHPFTNSSSTLSLRVEKDKPLGIIHVNIDT from the exons ATGAAGGCTTTCATTGATACTTGTGGCTTATTACTTTTGTTCTTATGGGTCTTCTCAG GGCATGGCCTTTATGCTTCACCATACAATTACTATGCAACCACAAAG TGCTTGAAAGAGCCCCAAAAAGCTCTGTATGGAGGTGGTGTAATAGTTAATCCAGAGTTTAACCATAATAACAGTCAAGGGTGGATGGTGTTTGGGAAAGGAAAAATAGAGCAACGATTATCAAAGGAAGGAAATAACCCAACACACCCATTACATAGTTTCTCTCACCAAGTTCAAGTTGAGAATGGAAAAATCTATTCTTTCTCag CTTGGATTCAAGTCAGTGAAGGAAGTGAGGATGTAACAGTTGTCTTTAAATCCAATAAGGGATATCTTATACATGGTGGCACAACCACAGCTAATAGTGGATGTTGGACTCTGCTAAAAGGTGGTATGGTGGCAAATTTCTCTGGCCCTCTTGATATTTCTTTTGAG ACCAAGAATACATCAGTAGAAATTTGGGTTGACAGTGTTTCACTTCAACCATTCACCCAGAAGCAATGGAGATCCCAACAAGAAAAAAGCATTAACAAG GTTAGAAGAAGTAAGGTAAGGATTCAAGTAAGCGATGAGAATAGAACTCTATTGCAAGGTGCTGTAGTGTCTATTAAGCAGAAAAAACCAGGATTTTTATTTGGATGTTGTATGAACCACAATATACTAACAAGTACTCAGTACCAAAATTGGTTCTCATCAAGATTTCATGCTACTACTTTCACAAATGAGATGAAATGGTATAGTACTGAGAATGTACAAGGCCAAGAAAACTACTCCACTGCAGATGCCATGGTGGAATTTGCCCAAAAGCATGGCATTTCTATTAGAGGTCACAACATATTTTGGGATGATCCTATTTACCAGCCTTATTGGGTTCGTTCTCTTTCTCCAGATGAGTTGCGAAAGGCGGCGGCTAAAAGAATCAATTCTGTAGTTTCTAAGTACAGAGGAAAGGTAATTGGGTGGGATGTTATGAATGAGAATATGCATTTCAATTTCTTTGAGGATAAACTTGGTAAAACTGCTTCTGCTGATTACTACAAAATAGCTCAGCAACTTGATCCACAAACAACCATGTTCCTTAATGAGTATAATACAATTGAGTATTCTGGTGACACTGCTGTTACCCCAGCTAAATACCTTAACAAAATTAGGGAGATTTTGTCTTATCCTGGAAATGCTCATTTGAAATTGGGAATAGGATTAGAAGGTCATTTCACTGCTGATCAACCAAACCTTGCATATATGAGATCTGCTTTGGACATTTTAGGTGCAACAAAGTTTCCCATTTGGCTTACAGAAATATCAGTGGCTAACAGCCCCAATGAA GCTAAATACTTGGAAGAGGTACTAAGAGAGGGCTATGCTCATCCTGCTGTACAAGGCATAATCATGTTTACAGGTCCAGTCTCTGCTGGTTTTAACACCCCAATTCTTGCTGATCAAAATTTCAAGAACACTCCATCTGGTGATGTGGTTGATAAGTTGCTTAAAGAGTGGAACTCTGGGGCTGATCAAGACACCATAACAGATAGTCAAGGATTCATAGATGTTACACTCTCTCATGGGGACTATGATCTAACTATAAAGCACCCTTTTACAAACTCTTCATCTACTCTCAGTTTAAGGGTTGAAAAAGATAAACCATTAGGAATCATACATGTAAATATTGATACCTGA